A single region of the Podospora pseudopauciseta strain CBS 411.78 chromosome 1, whole genome shotgun sequence genome encodes:
- a CDS encoding hypothetical protein (COG:K; EggNog:ENOG503Q1BC), whose amino-acid sequence MNDDQEGLNTSGTPSVFSVSAGASQGDDFSSTAPAFPTSGVPQSGIGYDGQHCDNWPSARSDTFNGLDYAPGTFDGLDNAPVALYQNHGPLNWSTSELSHVFNTKIELDQEQRSSHPAAPPFWLPPHASQSSVVYSTAQHSSDNPPSFFSDYSNTADPVKRQSTFDASCLHAQNESAYSLTGPLDQPQLNLNSVPPPAPYCLQHQHGLVPNAQQSNHGITIDHNYDNTGAPIAETHPSPAAVITTPAAHSTSLTRRQDFTLVVPPKRRRGRPPKHDVNFPPGQPLTLSSTSAPGSILSPATIPTTAGSPAFSSSYPAKQTPTGVSHPTETGDDGTKQQQEQQQPKKLPRGSVSGANDNNNSTAEWTNLRSRNRQAAIRYRVKTQAAASRLEAEEQEISSRRKSLLTSVGQLREEVYNLKNEVLKHADCDCPLIQAYLAHAARQVYSGLRGGPPPTTGRIMEVGMMGGGQGGVDYGGSSVGGESSGESISPGGSVSPGTIITTTTAMKTPTMTSPITGNSEDFKGGDYYGVVDTEEN is encoded by the coding sequence ATGAACGACGACCAAGAGGGCCTCAATACGTCGGGGACACCCTCAGTCTTTTCCGTATCCGCCGGCGCTTCTCAGGGCGACGACTTCTCATCCACAGCACCCGCCTTTCCCACGAGCGGAGTCCCACAAAGTGGCATAGGCTATGATGGACAACACTGCGATAACTGGCCATCCGCTCGTAGCGACACCTTCAATGGATTGGATTACGCTCCCGGCACCTTCGATGGGCTGGATAACGCTCCCGTCGCGCTCTACCAGAACCACGGACCGCTAAATTGGTCAACGTCTGAACTCTCACATGTCTTCAACACAAAGATAGAGTTAGACCAGGAACAGCGCTCTTCTCACCCAGCTGCGCCGCCTTTTTGGCTTCCACCGCATGCCTCTCAAAGCAGCGTCGTTTACTCAACAGCACAGCATTCCTCCGATAACCCGCCGAGCTTCTTTTCTGATTATTCCAATACCGCCGACCCTGTAAAACGCCAAAGTACGTTTGACGCTTCTTGCCTTCACGCCCAAAATGAGTCGGCGTACTCTTTGACTGGACCCCTCGATCAACCTCAATTGAATCTGAACTCAGTCCCCCCGCCGGCACCTTATTgtcttcaacatcaacacggATTGGTACCCAACGCACAGCAGTCCAACCACGGGATCACAATCGATCATAACTACGACAACACAGGAGCCCCAATAGCGGAGACGCAcccatctccagcagcagtAATAACAACACCCGCCGCCCACTCCACAAGCTTGACTCGCAGACAGGATTTTACACTTGTTGTGCCCCCGAAACGCCGGCGAGGCCGCCCACCTAAACACGACGTGAACTTTCCCCCAGGTCAGCCCTTAACCCTAAGTTCCACCAGTGCTCCCGGCAGCATCCTCTCCCCGGCCACAATACCCACAACCGCTGGAAGCCCAGCATTCTCATCTTCCTACCCCGCCAAACAAACACCAACTGGCGTCTCCCACCCCACCGAAACTGGCGACGATGgtacaaaacaacaacaagaacaacaacaacccaaaaAACTACCACGAGGCTCCGTCTCTGGAgccaacgacaacaacaacagcaccgcCGAATGGACCAACCTCCGCTCCCGCAATCGACAAGCCGCGATCCGGTACAGAGTCAAGACCCAGGCCGCCGCCTCCCGGCTAGAGGCAGAAGAGCAAGAGATTAGCAGTCGGAGAAAGAGCTTGTTGACCAGCGTGGGACaattgagggaggaggtgtatAACTTGAAGAATGAGGTGTTGAAGCACGCGGATTGTGACTGTCCGTTGATCCAGGCTTATTTGGCTCATGCGGCGCGGCAGGTTTACTCTGGGTTGAGGGGAGGCCCACCACCGACGACGGGAAGGATAATGGAGgttgggatgatgggaggtggtcaagggggggttgattaTGGGGGGAGTagtgtgggtggtgagagtAGTGGGGAGAGTATAAGTCCTGGGGGCTCAGTATCACCTGGGACGATAAtaacgacgacgacggcaatGAAGACGCCGACGATGACGTCGCCGATAACTGGAAACAGTGAGGATTTCAAGGGTGGGGACTACTATGGGGTGGTTGATACTGAGGAGAATTAG
- a CDS encoding hypothetical protein (EggNog:ENOG503NX9B; COG:O; CAZy:CBM18; CAZy:CE4) — translation MINVPVTLLSLSAVATAAALADANSQSTSPNPSPRQHARDTLQKRANCGSGIGNCPSGQCCSQYGWCGVTSEHCGTGCQSGFGTCTGGGGGNNEETLSTPRPKFGSIPYGVTITNCNAAGTIALTFDDGPFLYTNQLLDLLAQQQVKATFFTNGLNWGDATQAPYPDVLRRIVNDGHQLGSHTYNHPDLNTLTTAARRSNMAQNEKIFKDALGGYFPTYMRPPYGSCTGQCLTDLGNLGYHVINWNIDTLDYQGNIPNSQNIFNSAVSTNAAANKYIALAHDVHQATVQQLALGLIQTAKNRGYRLVTVGECLGDAPVNWYRDATTGNARTGGGGGSGGNPNPGPITSTNGLCGSTNGNMNCLNSGFGNCCSQWGYCGSTAEYCGANCQRAFGNCN, via the exons ATGATCAACGTACCAGTGACCCTCCTCTCGCTGTCGGCGGTAGCCACGGCTGCTGCTTTGGCCGATGCCAACTCCCAGTCTACCAGCCCTAACCCAAGCCCACGACAACATGCCAGAGATACACTCCAGAAGCGTGCCAACTGCGGTTCTGGCATTGGAAACTGCCCTTCCGGTCAATGCTGCTCTCAATACGGCTGGTGTGGCGTCACCTCTGAACATTGCGGAACTGGTTGCCAAAGCGGCTTTGGAACCTGTacaggtggtggaggtggaaacAATGAAGAAACTTTGTCGACTCCTCGGCCAAAATTTGGAAGCATCCCCTATG gcgtcaccatcaccaactgcAACGCCGCGGGCACCATCGCCCTCACGTTCGACGATGGCCCCTTCCTCTACACCAAccagctccttgacctcctcgcccagcagcaagtcaaggccaccttcttcaccaacggCCTCAACTGGGGAGACGCAACCCAAGCACCATACCCCGATGTCCTGCGCCGCATTGTAAATGACGGCCACCAGCTCGGCTCCCACACCTACAACCACCCAGACCTCAACACCCTTACCACCGCCGCCCGCAGAAGCAACATGGCGCAAAACGAAAAGATCTTCAAGGACGCCCTCGGCGGGTACTTCCCCACCTACATGCGCCCTCCTTACGGCAGCTGCACCGGCCAGTGCCTCACCGACCTGGGCAACCTCGGCTATCACGTCATCAACTGGAACATCGACACCCTCGACTACCAAGGCAACATCCCCAACAGCCAAAACATCTTCAACAGCGCCGTCAGTACCAACGCCGCGGCCAACAAGTACATCGCCCTCGCCCACGACGTCCACCAGGCGACCGTTCAGCAGCTCGCCCTGGGTTTGATCCAGACCGCCAAGAACAGGGGTTACCGTCTGGTGACTGTTGGCGAGTGCCTTGGTGATGCTCCCGTCAACTGGTATCGTGATGCCACGACTGGCAATGCTCgcaccggcggcggtggtggcagcggcggcaatCCCAACCCCGGCCCCATCACCTCGACCAATGGTCTCTGCGGCAGCACAAACGGCAATATGAACTGCCTCAACTCTGGGTTCGGTAACTGCTGCTCTCAATGGGGCTACTGCGGCTCTACCGCTGAGTACTGCGGTGCCAACTGCCAGCGGGCCTTTGGAAATTGCAATTAG